One Bradyrhizobium sp. CCGB12 genomic window carries:
- the gap gene encoding type I glyceraldehyde-3-phosphate dehydrogenase, whose amino-acid sequence MSLRVAINGFGRIGRNVLRAIAESRRNDVEVVAINDLGSVETNAHLLRFDSVHGRFPGEVKVDGDTIDVGGGPIKVTAIRDPAQLPHRALGVDIALECTGLFTSREKAAAHLEAGAKRVLVSAPASEVDLTVVFGVNHLKLTDGHIVVSNASCSTNCLAPLAQVLDEAVGIEKGFMTTIHSYTGDQPTLDTFHKDLYRARAAALSMIPTSTGAAKAVGLVLPELKGRLDGVAIRVPTPNVSVVDFKFVARRPTSAKEINDAVQAAAGGRLKGILGATDAPNVSTDFNHDPRSSIVHLDQTKVMDGDLVRVMSWYDNEWGFSNRMADTAVAMGRLI is encoded by the coding sequence ATGAGCCTGCGTGTCGCCATCAACGGATTTGGCCGGATCGGTCGCAACGTGCTGCGCGCGATCGCAGAGTCCCGCCGCAACGACGTCGAAGTGGTCGCGATCAATGATCTCGGTTCAGTCGAGACCAATGCGCATCTGCTGCGATTTGACTCGGTCCACGGCCGGTTTCCCGGAGAGGTCAAGGTCGACGGCGATACGATCGACGTCGGCGGCGGTCCAATCAAGGTCACGGCGATCCGGGATCCCGCGCAACTGCCGCACCGCGCGCTCGGCGTCGATATCGCATTGGAGTGCACCGGATTGTTCACCTCGCGCGAGAAGGCCGCTGCGCATCTCGAGGCCGGCGCGAAGCGCGTGCTGGTTTCGGCGCCGGCAAGCGAGGTCGACCTCACCGTCGTGTTCGGCGTCAACCATCTCAAGCTGACCGATGGCCACATCGTGGTTTCCAACGCCTCGTGCTCGACCAACTGCCTCGCACCGCTCGCGCAGGTCCTGGACGAGGCCGTCGGCATCGAGAAAGGTTTCATGACTACGATCCATTCCTACACCGGCGATCAGCCGACGCTCGATACCTTCCACAAGGATCTCTATCGCGCCCGCGCCGCGGCGCTGTCGATGATCCCCACCTCGACGGGCGCGGCCAAGGCCGTCGGGCTGGTGCTGCCGGAGCTGAAGGGCAGGCTCGACGGTGTCGCGATCCGCGTGCCGACGCCGAATGTCTCGGTGGTCGACTTCAAGTTCGTCGCCAGGCGCCCAACGAGCGCGAAGGAAATCAATGACGCGGTCCAGGCTGCCGCCGGTGGACGGCTGAAGGGCATCCTCGGAGCCACGGACGCGCCCAACGTGTCTACCGACTTCAACCACGATCCGCGGTCCAGCATCGTCCATCTCGACCAGACCAAGGTCATGGACGGAGATCTGGTGCGGGTGATGAGCTGGTACGACAACGAGTGGGGCTTTTCCAACCGCATGGCCGATACCGCCGTTGCGATGGGCCGGCTGATCTGA
- the tkt gene encoding transketolase — MNISVHAEADLYAVAHNDLANAVRFLAVDAIETSQSGHPGLPMGMADVATVLFSRFLKFDSAHPNWPDRDRFVLSAGHGSMLLYALLHLTGGDVSLEDIKAFRQWGSKTPGHPEYGHTPGVETTTGPLGQGIATAVGMALAERMANARHGDGLVDHFTYVIAGDGCLMEGISQEAISLAGHLQLSRLIVLFDDNGISIDGPTSLATSDDQLARFAASGWSVRRIDGHDPEAIAQAIAEERETTKPSLIACRTIIGYGAPDRQGTEKAHGAPLGTEQTTAARRTLGWDYQPFVVPMPIAKAWRMIGQRGQVARLAWLDRYECATPEQRDLFIEGKTVALPNAYAQASAKLRERFATERPKVATRQASQQVLDGIAGTIPGLVGGSADLTHSNLTHAKAQVPVARGAFAGDYIHYGIREHGMAAAMNGLALHGGFIPYGGTFLAFSDYSRPAIRLAALMRLRVIYVMTHDSIGLGEDGPTHQPVEHLAALRVIPNLLVFRPADAVETLEAWDCALEAEDRPSVLCLSRQALPTFRSDVRGRNRVARGAYLIVSPDGGRDVTLMATGSEVSIALEAARLLATEHIRAAVVSAPCFELFEEQPEDYRAAVLGTAPRVGIEAAVRGDWARWIGTDGEFVGMRGFGASAPAPVLYREFGITPQSIAEAARRSVARRNEGKSA, encoded by the coding sequence ATGAACATCTCGGTTCATGCCGAAGCCGACCTCTACGCAGTCGCGCACAACGATCTCGCCAACGCCGTCCGCTTCCTCGCGGTCGACGCCATCGAGACCTCGCAGTCCGGCCATCCCGGCCTGCCCATGGGCATGGCCGACGTTGCGACCGTACTGTTCTCGCGATTCCTGAAGTTCGACTCGGCGCATCCGAACTGGCCGGATCGCGACCGCTTCGTGCTCTCGGCCGGCCACGGCTCCATGCTGCTCTATGCGCTGCTGCATCTGACCGGTGGCGATGTCAGCCTCGAGGACATCAAGGCGTTCCGGCAGTGGGGCTCGAAGACGCCGGGTCATCCCGAATATGGCCATACGCCAGGTGTCGAGACCACGACCGGTCCGCTCGGGCAGGGGATTGCGACCGCCGTCGGCATGGCGCTTGCCGAGCGCATGGCCAATGCGCGGCATGGCGACGGCCTCGTCGATCACTTCACCTATGTGATCGCCGGCGACGGTTGCCTGATGGAAGGCATCAGCCAGGAGGCGATCTCGCTCGCGGGTCATCTCCAGCTCTCGCGCCTGATCGTCCTGTTCGACGACAACGGTATCTCCATCGACGGGCCGACGTCGCTGGCGACCTCCGATGACCAGCTCGCGCGCTTTGCGGCCTCCGGCTGGTCCGTGCGTCGCATCGACGGCCACGATCCCGAAGCCATTGCACAGGCGATTGCGGAAGAGCGTGAAACGACAAAACCGTCACTGATCGCCTGTCGCACCATCATCGGCTATGGCGCTCCGGACCGCCAGGGCACCGAGAAGGCGCATGGGGCTCCGCTCGGCACCGAGCAGACGACGGCGGCGCGCCGGACGCTGGGCTGGGACTATCAGCCCTTCGTGGTGCCGATGCCCATCGCGAAGGCGTGGCGGATGATCGGACAGCGTGGTCAAGTTGCACGTCTCGCCTGGCTCGATCGCTATGAATGCGCGACGCCGGAGCAGCGCGATCTGTTCATCGAGGGCAAGACCGTTGCCCTGCCGAACGCCTATGCCCAGGCCTCGGCGAAATTGCGCGAGCGCTTTGCCACCGAGCGCCCGAAGGTCGCAACGCGCCAGGCTTCGCAACAGGTGCTCGACGGCATCGCCGGGACGATTCCCGGCCTGGTCGGCGGCTCGGCCGACCTGACGCATTCGAACCTCACGCACGCCAAGGCGCAAGTCCCCGTCGCGCGCGGGGCGTTCGCCGGCGACTACATCCACTACGGCATTCGCGAGCACGGAATGGCCGCCGCGATGAATGGCCTCGCGCTGCATGGCGGCTTCATCCCCTATGGCGGCACCTTCCTCGCCTTCTCCGACTACAGCCGGCCGGCGATCCGCCTTGCGGCCCTGATGCGGCTGCGCGTCATCTACGTGATGACCCACGACTCCATCGGCCTCGGCGAGGACGGCCCGACGCACCAGCCGGTCGAGCATCTCGCCGCGCTGAGGGTGATTCCGAACCTTCTGGTGTTCCGCCCCGCCGATGCGGTGGAAACGCTGGAGGCCTGGGACTGCGCGCTCGAGGCCGAGGATCGTCCGTCCGTGCTGTGCCTGTCGCGTCAGGCGCTGCCGACCTTCCGCAGCGACGTGCGCGGCAGGAACCGCGTCGCACGTGGCGCCTATCTGATCGTCTCGCCCGATGGCGGACGTGATGTCACGCTGATGGCAACGGGCTCGGAAGTGTCGATCGCGCTGGAGGCCGCGCGTCTGCTCGCGACCGAGCACATCCGCGCGGCCGTGGTTTCGGCGCCATGCTTCGAACTGTTCGAGGAGCAGCCGGAGGACTACCGCGCCGCTGTTCTCGGTACCGCGCCGCGCGTCGGGATCGAGGCCGCCGTGCGGGGCGATTGGGCGCGCTGGATCGGGACTGACGGCGAATTCGTCGGCATGCGCGGCTTCGGCGCCTCGGCGCCGGCACCTGTGCTGTATCGCGAATTCGGCATCACGCCGCAAAGCATTGCGGAAGCGGCCAGGCGCTCGGTCGCACGTCGGAACGAGGGAAAATCAGCATGA
- a CDS encoding phosphoribulokinase, translating into MSRKHPIISITGSSGAGTTSVKKTFEQIFFREKVNAVYIEGDAFHRYDRAEMREQMAREAERGNKHFSHFSPETNLFEELERAFRDYGETGTAVTRHYVHDAEESALHGAAPGTFTDWERLPENSDLLFYEGLHGAVVTDKVNVARYADLKIGVVPVINLEWIQKLHRDRSARGYSTEAVTDTILRRMPDYIHYICPQFTETDINFQRVPTVDTSNPFIARWIPTPDESMVVIRFKNPRGIDFPYLLSMLPHSWMSRANSIVCPGAKLDLAMQLILTPLIMQLIERKRSLK; encoded by the coding sequence ATGTCCAGGAAGCACCCGATCATCTCCATCACCGGCTCCTCCGGCGCCGGCACCACCTCGGTCAAGAAGACCTTCGAGCAGATATTCTTCCGCGAGAAGGTTAACGCCGTCTACATCGAGGGCGACGCCTTCCATCGCTACGACCGCGCTGAGATGCGCGAGCAGATGGCCAGGGAGGCCGAGCGCGGCAATAAGCATTTCAGCCATTTCAGCCCCGAGACCAATTTGTTCGAGGAGCTGGAGCGCGCCTTTCGCGACTATGGCGAGACCGGCACGGCGGTGACGCGGCATTACGTCCACGACGCCGAGGAATCCGCGCTGCATGGTGCAGCGCCCGGCACCTTCACCGACTGGGAACGGCTGCCGGAGAACTCCGACTTGCTGTTCTACGAAGGGCTGCACGGCGCCGTGGTCACGGATAAGGTGAATGTCGCGCGCTATGCCGATCTCAAGATCGGCGTCGTGCCCGTCATCAATCTCGAATGGATCCAGAAGCTGCACCGCGACCGCAGCGCGCGCGGCTATTCGACCGAGGCCGTCACCGACACCATCCTGCGGCGGATGCCCGACTACATCCACTACATCTGCCCGCAGTTCACCGAGACCGACATCAACTTCCAGCGCGTGCCGACGGTGGATACCTCCAATCCCTTCATCGCGCGCTGGATCCCGACGCCGGACGAATCGATGGTCGTGATCCGCTTCAAGAATCCGCGCGGTATCGACTTCCCCTATCTGCTCTCGATGCTGCCGCACAGCTGGATGTCGCGTGCGAATTCGATCGTGTGTCCGGGCGCGAAGCTCGATCTCGCCATGCAGCTGATCCTGACGCCGCTGATCATGCAGCTGATCGAACGTAAGCGGAGCCTGAAATGA
- a CDS encoding class 1 fructose-bisphosphatase, with protein sequence MTGQLRLDDHLQRYSETAPHALAVAAAVDAIATAAIEIADLIASGDLADASGLTTGRNSDGDLQRNLDVQADAILRRCLGRLSIAALASEEMREAQIIDRDGRICIAIDPLDGSSNIDINMTVGTIFSILPAPDDISLAFHQRGSAQLAAGFVTYGPQTSLVLTLGEGVDIFTLDRKAGCFRLARSSVQISEAGEEFAINASNRRHWDPPVRAFIDECLAGVEGPANHDFNMRWIGSLVAEAYRILTRGGVFLYPSDARPGYGDGRLRLTYEAHPMAYIIEQAGGSASTGHERILELSAQSLHQRVPLIMGSSNEVRRVEELHCDPLLVASVSAPLFARRGFFRL encoded by the coding sequence ATGACCGGGCAACTCAGGCTGGACGACCACCTTCAGCGGTATTCGGAAACCGCACCCCATGCGCTCGCCGTGGCGGCCGCAGTCGATGCCATCGCGACGGCGGCGATCGAGATCGCCGATCTCATTGCCTCCGGTGATCTCGCCGACGCCTCGGGCCTGACGACGGGCCGCAACAGCGACGGCGATCTCCAGCGCAATCTTGACGTCCAGGCGGACGCGATCCTGCGCCGCTGCCTTGGCAGGCTGTCGATCGCGGCGCTGGCGTCGGAGGAGATGCGTGAGGCGCAGATCATCGACCGCGACGGCCGCATCTGCATCGCGATCGATCCGCTCGACGGCTCCTCCAACATCGACATCAACATGACCGTCGGCACGATTTTCTCGATCCTGCCGGCGCCGGACGATATTTCACTCGCCTTCCACCAGCGCGGCTCGGCGCAGCTTGCGGCGGGCTTTGTCACCTACGGCCCGCAGACCTCGCTGGTGCTGACGCTCGGCGAGGGTGTCGACATCTTCACGCTTGACCGTAAGGCGGGCTGCTTCCGCCTCGCGCGCAGCAGCGTGCAGATCTCCGAGGCCGGCGAGGAGTTCGCGATCAACGCATCCAATCGCCGGCACTGGGATCCGCCAGTGCGCGCCTTCATCGACGAATGCCTCGCCGGTGTCGAAGGGCCCGCCAACCACGATTTCAACATGCGCTGGATCGGCTCGCTGGTCGCGGAGGCCTATCGCATCCTCACCCGCGGCGGCGTGTTCCTCTATCCCTCGGACGCGCGTCCCGGCTATGGCGACGGCCGTCTGCGCCTGACCTACGAGGCGCACCCGATGGCTTACATCATCGAGCAGGCCGGCGGCTCGGCCTCGACCGGGCACGAGCGCATCCTCGAGCTGTCGGCGCAAAGCCTGCACCAGCGCGTGCCGCTGATCATGGGTTCGAGCAACGAGGTGCGGCGCGTCGAGGAATTACATTGCGATCCGCTGCTGGTCGCCAGCGTCTCCGCGCCACTGTTCGCGCGGCGCGGATTCTTCCGACTCTGA
- a CDS encoding LysR family transcriptional regulator: MSAKEFSYNGPGHAAAQLRHLTIRQLRSLAALSAKGSVTAASGQLGLTQPAVTQQLRQLQDLAGLPLVQRTGDGMLLTEAGKEVLALAERVEAAIMDCQGALDLLAGRTGGTVHLGAVSTAKYFVPHAIAAFSKRHPKIEIKLTIGNREEIREAMHGYDLDFAVMGRPPADVTVDVRQLGRNPHIIVARKGHWLEKDSGLNLTDLVHETFLTREPGSGTRTLMEGMFQKSDLEPIIGMEMSSNETIKQAVIAGLGIAFISAHTVAHELAEGRLIVLDVAGLPIVRQWYVIRRSDKVLLPPAQAMFDFLGSEGSNYLPDVPDFGER, translated from the coding sequence ATGAGCGCCAAAGAATTTTCTTATAATGGCCCTGGCCATGCAGCGGCCCAGCTCCGGCATCTGACGATCCGGCAGCTTCGCTCTCTCGCGGCGCTTTCGGCCAAGGGCAGCGTCACGGCGGCCTCGGGCCAACTCGGGCTGACGCAGCCCGCCGTGACCCAGCAGCTCCGGCAGCTTCAGGATCTCGCCGGCCTGCCGCTGGTACAGCGGACCGGCGACGGCATGCTGCTGACGGAGGCGGGCAAGGAGGTGCTGGCGCTCGCCGAGCGCGTCGAGGCCGCCATCATGGACTGCCAGGGCGCGCTCGACCTGCTTGCGGGACGGACCGGTGGCACGGTGCATCTCGGGGCTGTTTCGACTGCAAAATATTTCGTGCCGCATGCGATCGCGGCGTTCTCCAAGCGGCATCCCAAGATCGAGATCAAGCTCACCATCGGCAATCGCGAGGAGATCCGCGAGGCCATGCACGGCTACGACCTCGATTTCGCCGTGATGGGTCGGCCACCGGCCGACGTCACGGTCGACGTCCGTCAGCTCGGACGCAATCCGCACATCATCGTCGCGCGCAAGGGACACTGGCTGGAGAAGGATTCCGGCCTCAACCTGACCGATCTCGTGCACGAGACCTTCCTCACCCGCGAGCCCGGCTCGGGCACGCGGACGCTGATGGAAGGCATGTTCCAGAAATCCGATCTCGAGCCGATCATCGGCATGGAGATGAGCAGCAACGAGACCATCAAGCAGGCCGTGATCGCCGGGCTCGGCATCGCCTTCATCTCGGCCCACACCGTGGCGCACGAGCTTGCCGAGGGCCGGCTCATCGTGCTCGACGTCGCCGGCCTGCCGATCGTCCGGCAATGGTACGTGATCCGCCGCAGCGACAAGGTGCTGCTGCCGCCGGCGCAGGCGATGTTCGATTTTCTGGGGTCCGAGGGCTCGAATTATCTGCCTGACGTGCCCGACTTCGGTGAGCGATAG
- a CDS encoding NAD(P)-dependent oxidoreductase, whose amino-acid sequence MKRVLVTGASGFLGRALVPALAGRGFEVHGVARSARPAIADVTWHAADLLTEAGRVQALSALRPTHLVHLAWEARPGRYREDPVNRLWAQASIELLARARACGTSRILGIGSCLEYGPQTGLCDERTSQCRPTTLYGQAKLSAAEAYIAAGAAWGRVFFPFGPHEPEARLIPSLIRHLRAGQSFDCSHGGQLRDFVYVEDLAQMIVAVLDSDLTGAVNLGSGEPRSLRSVIEHVADRLEARHLIRFGAIAATGVDAEPIIAADVRRLRSVTVDVPVIGFEQGAARDLAWWIDRMSGKA is encoded by the coding sequence ATGAAGCGGGTGCTGGTCACGGGCGCGTCTGGATTCCTCGGCCGTGCGCTCGTGCCTGCACTGGCCGGTCGCGGCTTCGAGGTTCATGGCGTCGCGCGCTCGGCTCGGCCGGCAATCGCCGACGTGACGTGGCACGCAGCCGACCTCCTCACCGAAGCCGGCCGTGTGCAGGCGCTGTCCGCGTTGCGCCCGACGCATCTTGTTCATCTCGCCTGGGAAGCGCGGCCGGGCCGCTATCGTGAGGATCCCGTCAACCGGCTCTGGGCGCAGGCGAGCATCGAGCTCCTCGCGCGCGCCCGAGCTTGCGGGACCAGCCGGATCCTCGGGATCGGAAGCTGTCTCGAATACGGACCGCAGACCGGCTTGTGCGATGAGCGCACGAGCCAATGTCGCCCGACCACACTGTATGGACAGGCAAAGCTCAGCGCGGCCGAAGCCTACATCGCCGCCGGCGCTGCCTGGGGCCGTGTGTTCTTTCCGTTCGGCCCGCATGAGCCGGAGGCGCGTCTCATCCCTTCGCTGATCCGGCATCTTCGCGCAGGACAAAGCTTCGACTGTTCGCATGGCGGGCAGCTGCGCGACTTCGTCTATGTCGAGGACCTCGCGCAGATGATCGTCGCCGTGCTTGACAGCGATCTGACCGGCGCGGTCAATCTCGGCAGTGGCGAGCCGCGCAGCCTGCGCAGCGTGATCGAGCATGTCGCCGATCGCCTCGAGGCACGGCATCTGATCCGGTTCGGCGCCATCGCCGCAACCGGTGTCGACGCGGAGCCGATCATCGCCGCCGACGTCCGCCGCCTGCGCAGTGTGACTGTGGACGTGCCGGTGATCGGATTCGAGCAGGGTGCAGCGCGCGATCTTGCATGGTGGATCGATCGTATGTCGGGAAAGGCGTGA
- the rfbC gene encoding dTDP-4-dehydrorhamnose 3,5-epimerase, producing MKFTPLALPGAIAIEIEAETDARGFFARLFDAEAFAAQGLPTHFAQHSLSRNERAGTLRGLHYQAGRPEAKLVRCVAGRAFDVIVDLRRSLPTYGQWCSVELAADRHNAVFIPAGCAHGFQTLVDRTELMYFIDVPYEAQGAAGIRWDDPSLAIAWPLPDPILSARDRALPYLA from the coding sequence ATGAAGTTCACGCCATTGGCCCTGCCTGGCGCCATTGCAATCGAGATCGAGGCGGAGACCGACGCGCGCGGATTCTTCGCGCGGCTGTTCGACGCCGAGGCCTTCGCGGCACAGGGCCTGCCGACGCATTTCGCGCAACATAGCCTGTCCCGCAACGAGCGCGCCGGCACCCTGCGCGGCCTGCACTACCAGGCGGGCCGGCCGGAGGCCAAGCTGGTGCGTTGCGTTGCCGGCCGCGCCTTCGACGTGATCGTCGATCTGCGCCGGTCGCTGCCGACCTATGGGCAATGGTGTTCGGTCGAGCTCGCCGCCGATCGGCACAATGCCGTGTTCATTCCCGCCGGATGCGCGCATGGCTTCCAGACGCTCGTCGATCGGACCGAGCTGATGTATTTCATCGATGTGCCTTACGAGGCGCAGGGCGCGGCCGGCATTCGCTGGGATGATCCGTCGCTGGCAATCGCCTGGCCGCTCCCCGACCCAATCCTGTCCGCGCGCGATCGCGCGCTGCCTTACCTCGCATGA
- a CDS encoding class I SAM-dependent methyltransferase, which yields MDRHRCRFCAEELDETFVDLGLSPLANSFVPKEREDATEPTYPLHARVCRACGLVQLPQFEPAANIFDQYLYYSSYSESWLRHSERYAAEMIARAKLGATSEVIEIASNDGYLLQFFRRAGIGALGIEPASGPAAVAIAKGIPTRTCYFGRDVATALRAEGHRPDLIVANNVLPHVADINDFVAGLRILLPDSGRVTLELPHLLHLIEGIQFDTIYHEHLSYFSLATLETVFRAHGLRVFDVDELPTHGGSLRLHVCTEAAPRSPSPALERLRRREAVAGIDQPATYRDFRRKVTAKREMVRDFLEAARRAGKTVLAYGAPAKGNTLLNYCDVTRELIPFTVDRNPHKQGMLLPGTHLPIRDPAALMAARPDYVFILPWNLKDEIIAQLSEVRSWGGQFVAPAPDLTIVS from the coding sequence ATGGACAGGCATCGATGCCGCTTCTGCGCGGAGGAGCTCGACGAGACCTTCGTCGATCTCGGCCTGTCGCCTTTGGCGAATTCCTTCGTGCCCAAGGAGCGGGAAGACGCCACCGAGCCGACTTATCCGCTGCATGCACGTGTCTGCCGGGCCTGCGGGCTGGTCCAGCTGCCGCAATTCGAGCCTGCGGCCAACATCTTCGATCAGTATCTCTACTACTCGTCCTATTCCGAGAGCTGGCTGCGCCATTCGGAGCGCTATGCCGCGGAGATGATCGCGCGTGCGAAGCTCGGAGCAACATCCGAGGTGATCGAGATCGCCAGCAATGACGGATATCTCCTGCAATTTTTTCGGCGCGCCGGCATCGGCGCGCTGGGTATCGAGCCGGCCAGCGGCCCCGCAGCGGTCGCAATCGCCAAGGGCATCCCGACCCGGACCTGCTATTTCGGCCGCGACGTGGCGACCGCACTGCGGGCCGAAGGTCACAGGCCCGACCTGATCGTCGCCAACAACGTGCTGCCGCACGTCGCCGACATCAACGATTTCGTCGCGGGATTGCGCATTCTCTTGCCCGACAGCGGGCGCGTTACGCTGGAGCTGCCGCATCTTCTGCATCTGATCGAAGGCATCCAGTTCGATACGATCTATCACGAGCATCTGTCGTACTTCTCGCTCGCGACCCTCGAGACGGTTTTTCGTGCACACGGCTTGCGCGTCTTCGATGTGGATGAATTGCCGACGCATGGCGGCTCGCTGCGTCTGCACGTCTGCACCGAAGCTGCGCCTCGGAGCCCCTCGCCCGCGCTCGAGAGATTGCGCCGGCGTGAGGCGGTGGCGGGCATCGACCAACCTGCGACCTATCGTGATTTTCGGCGTAAGGTAACGGCGAAGCGCGAGATGGTCCGCGACTTTCTCGAAGCGGCGCGGCGCGCGGGCAAGACTGTGCTGGCCTATGGCGCGCCCGCGAAGGGCAACACGCTGCTCAATTATTGCGACGTCACGCGCGAGCTGATCCCGTTCACCGTGGACCGCAATCCGCACAAGCAGGGCATGCTGCTTCCGGGAACGCATCTCCCGATCCGCGATCCCGCCGCTCTGATGGCGGCCAGGCCCGACTACGTCTTCATCCTGCCCTGGAATCTGAAGGACGAGATCATCGCCCAGCTGTCGGAGGTTCGTAGCTGGGGCGGGCAGTTCGTGGCACCAGCGCCGGATCTGACGATCGTGTCGTGA
- a CDS encoding DUF4118 domain-containing protein, whose protein sequence is MRRAGLFGVPRVRPWSWQAFLLGFVVVAMSAVLQGICVALGAKLYFAAFLPGLFVLGLVAGVPAASFAALFTVPLVWWAFMPPFFQFNSLTGANADSINLFCLLAVLVIGLADLCRETMAIVSRGGLKRSDESAAANPQ, encoded by the coding sequence ATGAGACGTGCGGGGCTGTTTGGCGTACCGCGGGTACGGCCATGGTCGTGGCAGGCGTTTCTGCTCGGATTCGTCGTTGTCGCGATGTCGGCGGTGCTTCAGGGGATCTGTGTCGCGCTCGGCGCAAAACTCTATTTCGCGGCGTTCCTGCCCGGCCTCTTCGTGCTTGGGCTTGTCGCGGGCGTGCCGGCAGCGTCGTTCGCCGCGCTGTTCACCGTTCCGCTGGTGTGGTGGGCGTTCATGCCGCCCTTCTTCCAGTTCAATTCGCTGACCGGCGCAAACGCCGATTCCATCAACCTGTTCTGCCTTCTGGCCGTGCTGGTGATCGGCCTTGCCGATCTCTGTCGCGAGACGATGGCGATCGTCAGCCGCGGCGGGCTGAAGCGCTCGGACGAGAGTGCGGCAGCAAATCCGCAATAG
- a CDS encoding MFS transporter, with the protein MTMNATIETAPGPDAVSHRLTFVLAAACGMVAANIYYAQPLIAPISAALGLSDAAAGLIVTMTQIGYGIGLLLIVPLGDLVENRTLICSVITLGAAALLAAAFATHALPFLIAALFIGLGSVAVQIIIPYAAHLAPEAIRGRVVGNVSTGLMLGIMLARPVSSFVTAALSWHAVFFCSAALMIMLAAVLWMTLPKRKPVARMHYGELLLSMPELVRTTPLLRRRALYQASLFGCFTLFWTVAPLLLASEFGFTQRGIALFALAGVAGVFAAPIAGRLADRGHSRIATLVAMLLAAVGFLITHIGAPGSVLNLACLVAAAIAIDIGVQGNVVLGFRAIFVLGHEHRSRLNGLYMATFFTAGAAGSALGAFAFAQGGWTLASAIGLALPVAGLIHAATE; encoded by the coding sequence ATGACGATGAATGCCACGATCGAGACCGCGCCCGGGCCGGACGCGGTGTCGCATCGCCTCACCTTCGTGCTTGCCGCGGCCTGTGGCATGGTCGCCGCCAACATCTATTATGCCCAGCCGCTGATCGCCCCGATCAGCGCAGCGCTCGGCCTCTCCGACGCAGCGGCAGGCTTGATCGTCACCATGACGCAGATCGGCTACGGCATCGGGCTCCTGCTGATCGTGCCGCTCGGCGATCTCGTCGAGAACCGCACGCTGATCTGCTCGGTCATCACGCTCGGCGCCGCGGCATTGCTTGCCGCTGCATTCGCGACCCATGCGCTGCCGTTCCTGATCGCCGCGCTGTTCATCGGGTTGGGCTCGGTCGCAGTACAGATCATCATTCCCTATGCCGCACATCTGGCGCCGGAGGCCATCCGCGGCCGCGTCGTCGGCAATGTCTCGACGGGCCTGATGCTCGGCATCATGCTGGCGCGCCCGGTGTCGAGCTTCGTCACCGCGGCGTTGTCGTGGCATGCGGTGTTCTTCTGCTCGGCCGCGCTGATGATCATGCTCGCAGCCGTGCTCTGGATGACGTTGCCGAAGCGCAAGCCCGTCGCGCGCATGCATTATGGCGAACTGCTGCTGTCGATGCCGGAGTTGGTGCGCACGACGCCGCTGCTGCGACGCCGCGCGCTCTACCAGGCAAGCCTGTTCGGCTGCTTCACGCTGTTCTGGACGGTGGCGCCGCTGCTGCTCGCGAGCGAGTTCGGCTTCACCCAGCGCGGCATCGCGCTGTTCGCGCTCGCCGGCGTTGCCGGGGTGTTCGCGGCCCCGATCGCGGGACGGCTCGCCGATCGCGGCCATAGCCGTATCGCGACGCTGGTCGCGATGCTGCTCGCGGCCGTCGGTTTCCTGATCACACATATCGGCGCGCCCGGATCGGTGCTGAACCTAGCCTGCCTGGTCGCGGCCGCGATCGCGATCGATATCGGCGTTCAAGGGAACGTGGTGCTCGGCTTCCGCGCCATCTTCGTGCTCGGGCACGAGCACCGCAGCCGCCTCAACGGGCTCTATATGGCGACGTTCTTCACCGCCGGCGCCGCCGGCTCCGCACTCGGCGCCTTCGCCTTCGCGCAAGGCGGGTGGACGCTGGCATCGGCCATTGGCCTTGCCCTGCCGGTCGCCGGCTTGATCCATGCGGCGACCGAGTAA